A stretch of Aspergillus nidulans FGSC A4 chromosome VI DNA encodes these proteins:
- a CDS encoding transporter xtrB (transcript_id=CADANIAT00009795) has protein sequence MANQKDENTLTPPDPEVASPATPQSRPSKSDSEGTETGQEMDEFVLGRRGIMAFFTLSVLTLMVALDGTSISVALPIITQDLKGTAIEAFWSGTSFLLASTVFQPNFASLSSIFGRRPLVLVALTLFFVGTVVCSVANNFTHMLVGRSIQGVGGGGLIALSEVIVTDLVPLRLRGQYFGILSAMWSVGSVTGPILGGGFSQDVTWRWIFYINFPFIGVGLVAIILFLKLNIIPTSLAEKLRQIDYVGTIIFVGSMSSFLIPLSWGGILYDWDSWRTLVPLIIGVVGLLVFSFYEYRFAKDPIIPPKIFQNRTAAVSFAGSFLQGLVLWCLLYYQPLYYEAVKGYSPIMAGVALFPATFTVAPSAGLVGVLVTKYGHYRWAVWLGWVLSTFGLGLLCYMDVDTSIPAFIFINIVPGIGLGLLFPSIGFAIQASATNDTLAIAVGMFSFFRAMGQAVGVAIGGVVFQNQMYSNLVESGIPALASMASEYSQDAAGLVEVIKRMPDGTEKLGLRTAYTDSLRIVYAVCCGICGIALALSVLTQSYDLNRALETTQGLRKEKNPRPNGDLEKVGK, from the exons ATGGCCAATCAAAAAGACGAGAACACTCTTACTCCTCCCGACCCTGAAGTCGCCAGCCCCGCTACGCCCCAATCTCGGCCTTCCAAGTCTGACTCTGAGGGCACCGAGACGGGACAGGAGATGGATGAGTTTGTGCTTGGTCGACGGGGTATCATGGCGTTCTTCACGCTGTCTGTGTTAACGCTCATGGTTGCCCTCGATGGGACGAGTATCTCAGTCGCGTTACCT ATCATTACGCAGGATTTGAAAGGGACGGCAATAGAAGCTTTCTGGAGTGGGACGTCATTCCTGCTCGCTTCCACAGTCTTTCAACCGAACTTTGCCTCTCTCTCCAGCATTTTCGGCCGGCGCCCTCTTGTCCTTGTGGCGTTAACGCTCTTCTTTGTGGGAACGGTCGTGTGTTCTGTTGCCAATAATTTTACTCATATGCTTGTCGGGCGATCTATTCAGGGtgttggcggtggtggcTTGATTGCCCTGAGCGAGGTCATCGTGACTGATCTTGTTCCTCTCAGGCTACGAGGCCAGTACTTTGGTATCTTGTCAGCCATGTGGAGTGTGGGCTCGGTGACTGGGCCGATACTGGGCGGCGGGTTCAGTCAGGATGTCACTTGG cgctggatcttctacATTAACTTCCCTTTCATCGGTGTCGGTCTGGTGGCGATTATCCTCTTTTTAAAGCTCAACATTATCCCCACCTCTCTCGCTGAAAAACTCCGGCAGATCGACTATGTCGGAACGATAATCTTCGTCGGCAGCATGTCGtccttcctcatcccgcTGTCCTGGGGTGGAATCCTTTACGACTGGGACTCTTGGCGCACCTTGGTGCCACTAATCATCGGCGTCGTTGGTTTGCTGGTATTCAGTTTCTATGAATACCGCTTCGCAAAGGACCCGATCATTCCACCTAAGATCTTCCAAAAccgcacagcagcagtctCATTTGCCGGCTCGTTCCTCCAAGGTCTCGTTCTCTGGTGTCTGCTCTATTACCAGCCGCTCTATTACGAGGCAGTGAAGGGGTACTCCCCCATCATGGCGGGTGTCGCTCTGTTCCCGGCGACGTTCACCGTTGCGCCCAGCGCGGGCCTGGTCGGGGTCCTAGTAACGAAATACGGTCACTACCGCTGGGCAGTCTGGCTTGGCTGGGTTCTGTCAACATTCGGCCTCGGTCTCCTTTGCTATATGGATGTTGACACTTCCATCCCAgctttcatcttcatcaatatcGTCCCCGGCATCGGTCTGGgccttctcttcccctccatcgGTTTCGCAATCCAAGCCTCCGCCACGAATGACACGCTCGCCATCGCAGTCGGcatgttcagcttcttccgcgCAATGGGCCAAGCCGTCGGTGTCGCCATTGGCGGTGTGGTCTTCCAGAACCAAATGTACTCTAACCTTGTTGAGTCTGGGATTCCAGCCCTTGCGTCCATGGCCTCGGAGTACTCGCAAGATGCCGCTGGACTGGTGGAAGTCATCAAGCGCATGCCGGACGGGACGGAGAAATTAGGTCTCCGGACAGCGTACACAGACTCTCTAAGGATTGTGTATGCGGTTTGTTGTGGCATTTGTGGGATTGCGCTGGCGCTTAGTGTGTTGACGCAGAGTTATGATTTGAACCGTGCGTTGGAAACGACGCAGGGACTCAGGAAGGAGAAAAACCCAAGGCCGAATGGGGATCTTGAGAAGGTTGGAAAATAG
- a CDS encoding protein apyA (transcript_id=CADANIAT00009794), with translation MALHRLKGHGANVGNRVGIQLDKDFVLFQGSEQEALAVYLSGILSLRLKETTTIKYIRLHLRGVRRVSSDTQSSLPARTGRKRFCSENEFYSRTWNFFDGYREAPMTVPAGEYKYPFDVVMEGSLPASVEGMKEASISYLFTVEIGRRHGRDITFDKPLRVIRVPDLEPCSHDFALDEVWANKIAYRIGIQNRTVALGTRIDVDYVFAPLLRDMKIAFIESQLLEVRDLSVEPNDGGSAHAARTETIVCSDRYTLGEEYSSKALESYQFSRTLQLPQALGHCVQDTEDMGVRVSHKLKIHVRMHNPDGHESELRLAIPVLIYLSPYYRVWEDSFCGETIPLPETLNPSDECPPAYGMHELDQLYMPQD, from the exons ATGGCCCTTCATCGTCTTAAAGGACATGGTGCGAATGTTGGAAATCGTGTTGGTATTCA ACTCGACAAAgacttcgtcctcttccaggGGTCTGAACAAGAGGCGCTGGCGGTATACCTCAGCGGGATCCTCTCTCTCCGATTGAAAGAAACAACAACTATCAAGTACATTCGATTACATCTCCGTGGTGTGCGACGGGTATC ATCTGACACTCAAAGCAGTCTCCCAGCACGCACCGGACGGAAAAGATTCTGCAGCGAGAACGAGTTCTACAGCCGAACGTGGAATTTTTTTGACGGATACCGAGAAGCACCAATGACGGTGCCGGCCGGGGAGTACAAGTATCCGTTCGACGTGGTTATGGAAGGGTCGTTGCCGGCATCGGTAGAAGGCATGAAGGAAGCGTCGATCTCGTACTTGTTCACTGTCGAGATTGGGCGACGACACGGCCGCGATATCACATTCGACAAGCCACTACGTGTGATCAGGGTCCCTGACCTGGAGCCGTGCTCCCACGACTTT GCTTTGGATGAAGTATGGGCGAACAAGATCGCATATCGTATTGGCATCCAGAACCGGACTGTCGCATTAGGCACCCGCATAGATGTAGACTATGTCTTTGCCCCTCTCTTGAGGGACATGAAGATTGCATTCATCGAGTCACAGCTTCTGGAGGTCCGCGACCTTAGCGTGGAACCGAACGACGGAGGATCTGCTCACGCCGCCCGCACTGAGACTATCGTCTGCAGCGATCGGTATACACTTGGCGAAGAGTATTCCAGCAAAGCATTGGAATCGTACCAGTTCTCTCGAACACTTCAACTTCCACAGGCTCTTGGACATTGCGTACAAGATACGGAGGATATGGGCGTCAGAGTCAGTCACAAGTTGAAGATCCATGTTCGGATGCATAATCCAGACGGTCATGAAAGCGAA CTCCGTCTGGCCATTCCGGTTCTAATATACCTATCCCCGTACTATCGCGTATGGGAAGATTCGTTTTGTGGTGAGACGATACCGCTCCCAGAAACACTGAACCCAAGCGACGAGTGTCCACCAGCGTACGGAATGCATGAGTTAGATCAGTTGTATATGCCACAGGATTAG
- a CDS encoding uncharacterized protein (transcript_id=CADANIAT00009797) yields the protein MRLVYLVLALSTAAMSRASVPPEYLQANHKNGDPPPFGAVDDVQTIRLSGQPDAVGETQPADCPTIMISTATPGGDHINGWKEIPVVAGFDLKRLVVDEDMNATLPYYIENTKDLIQITRVVITTAGIWRNGWKYANNIRNSLICAAGRESVNADMSKILVACPQWLNKEDVAAGAAEPNDIYYHKNTYQRGGPAVGPGQVKISSFEALDKFIAIFWNKDVYPALETIVFASHYAMLRPSQPEDSQITYGVMNPGSFAWLVSDRPVFPTDITCADPSVYDAWYFGIGPGKPKRIPKYVRDEVINNRTFVEGRYTSRNVFYGFGLDDHGKGDTHCEAQMQGASHLERGQNFMKMLEGLPGGFPVNHSVDYIEGISHLDYHMMVSEPMQRKMFL from the exons ATGCGTCTTGTATATCTCGTCCTAGCCCTTTCTACAGCCGCCATGTCTAGAGCATCAGTTCCGCCGGAATACCTGCAGGCGAACCACAAGAACGGGGATCCACCCCCATTCGGCGCTGTCGATGATGTACAGACAATACGCCTGAGTGGGCAACCTGACGCAGTCGGCGAGACGCAACCGGCCGACTGCCCTACGATAATGATCAGCACTGCCACGCCTGGGGGTGACCATATCAATGGATGGAAGGAAAT TCCGGTAGTAGCGGGCTTTGACTTAAAGAGGcttgtcgttgatgaggatatgAATGCTACGTTG CCCTACTACATTGAAAACACCAAAGACCTTATACAGATTACGCGCGTTGTCATTACCACGGCTGGGATATGGAGGAA CGGATGGAAATATGCCAATA ACATACGAAACTCCCTCATCTGCGCCGCTGGCCGGGAAAGCGTCAACGCGGACATGagcaagatcctcgtcgcTTGCCCCCAGTGGCTGAACaaggaggatgttgctgcTGGCGCAGCGGAGCCGAACGATATATACTATCACAAGAATACCTACCAGCGCGGGGGACCAGCTGTCGGTCCTGGTCAGGTGAAAATATCGTCTTTCGAAGC TCTGGATAAATTTATAGCGATCTTCTGGAATAAAGATGTCTACCCGGCACTGGAGACGATTGTTTTCGCGAGTCATT ATGCAATGCTCCGTCCCTCGCAGCCCGAAGACAGCCAGATAACTTACGGCGTCATGAATCCCGGCTCCTTCGCCTGGCTCGTGAGCGACCGCCCCGTATTTCCCACAGATATAACCTGCGCCGACCCCTCGGTCTACGACGCCTGGTACTTTGGTATCGGCCCCGGTAAGCCCAAGCGGATCCCAAAGTATGTTCGAGATGAGGTCATCAACAACCGCACTTTCGTCGAGGGGCGGTATACCTCGCGGAATGTCTTTTATGGCTTCGGACTTGATGATCATGGGAAGGGCGATACCCACTGCGAGGCGCAGATGCAAGGAGCTTCGCATTTGGAGCGTGGGCAAAATTTCATGAAGATGTTGGAGGGTCTGCCTGGTGGCTTTCCGGTCAATCATAGTGTGGATTACATAGAGGGTATAAGTCATCTGGATTATCATATG ATGGTCTCTGAGCCAATGCAGCGGAAGATGTTCCTCTGA
- a CDS encoding uncharacterized protein (transcript_id=CADANIAT00009796), translating to MSSTACPNHEMLKFEDEIRPIALRRQQKMIIRTQFCTRKWTEDAHTQTHHRSQYIYQEFFGIPNGHLEYHDEYSIDNAHAHDWPGLRDFLDQLKLCKDNWSLDEPEFPYGQLPFEVFLNCAKTIPHHPPAADIPWAFNILRSKGLLPELVLSILGMAGYDHTQRRLPVAHDPFHPDNREELKKYLTFCWLTLIRCNIFAQDLKVKINWKRKVLDSLLRFVGPRGRKELFENVHKYEPDRRDINYLSVS from the coding sequence ATGTCATCTACTGCTTGCCCGAATCATGAGATGCTGAAATTCGAAGACGAAATCAGACCCATAGCCCTGCGTCGCCAACAGAAAATGATCATAAGAACACAATTTTGTACCAGAAAATGGACAGAAGATGCACATACGCAGACCCATCACCGAtcacaatatatatatcaagaGTTTTTTGGGATCCCTAACGGACATCTCGAGTACCACGATGAATACTCCATTGACAATGCTCATGCGCACGACTGGCCTGGATTAAGAGATTTCCTCGACCAACTCAAGTTATGCAAGGATAACTGGTCTTTGGACGAGCCTGAGTTCCCTTACGGACAATTGCCATTCGAGGTCTTCCTTAACTGCGCTAAGACTATACCACATCATCCTCCGGCAGCGGATATACCATGGGCATTCAACATTCTGCGCAGCAAGGGCCTACTCCCAGAGCTAGTGCTGTCGATTCTGGGAATGGCCGGGTATGACCATACACAGCGCCGACTACCCGTTGCCCACGATCCGTTTCATCCAGACAATCGggaggagctcaagaaatACCTAACCTTCTGCTGGCTTACGCTAATCCGGTGCAATATATTCGCACAAGACCTGAAGGTCAAAATTAACTGGAAACGCAAGGTCCTCGACTCCCTACTCCGCTTTGTTGGACCGCGCGGTCGCAAGGAGCTTTTCGAAAATGTCCACAAATATGAACCGGACAGGCGAGACATAAATTATCTATCAGTTTCTTGA
- a CDS encoding SDR family NAD(P)-dependent oxidoreductase (transcript_id=CADANIAT00009799), with the protein MEFPEASIFPLLKDKVAIVTGGAQGMGKATASVFLRAGAKVVIADIKAEQGEQVASELSSLGEVRFVKTDISKSEDVQNLVAQTVGFFGRLDVAINNAAMTPDKTVLIETDEEYWRRLVDVNLTGTALCCKYEMQQMRKQGSKGSIVNITSINAFMPQPNMPAYTSTKHALLGLTKHAATEGGPLGIRVNAVAPGAIFSEMSAKALEIMGTTHDEFAPKVSSLNRFGQPHEVAQASLWLASDSSSLSNGLPVPRTYEGKLALVTGSARSTSSLRTLVFAFLLNQWLTQPGIGACIVRNLASKGCNVIMNYATTSSDKAAEWLAQELTETQHIRALPIRADISKEEECERLISTAKEFFTGDGESRFHIDILVHNAAILFLGPLESVDPVEFHRIYEVNVLGSILLTAVCKPYLPTDRSGRIVMLSSINSKVGAENTTLYSGTKGTIEAMTRVWCRELADRTTVNAINPGLAMTDMYLSAPDEVKVDLAKWNPLTPLVPVRETDSEEVKKLGEKFGGRAAYAEEIAGFVATICNPEFGWCTGSIISAKEGLSFSI; encoded by the exons ATGGAGTTCCCTGAGGCGTCCATCTTCCCGCTCCTCAAGGACAAAGTCGCCATCGTAACCGGCGGCGCCCAGGGGATGGGCAAAGCTACAGCATCCGTGTTCCTGCGCGCGGGCGCAAAGGTCGTCATTGCCGACATCAAAGCTGAGCAGGGCGAGCAGGTTGCGTCTGAGCTCTCATCGCTCGGCGAAGTGCGCTTCGTCAAGACAGACATCTCCAAGTCAGAAGATGTCCAGAACCTGGTTGCCCAGACTGTAGGCTTCTTTGGCCGATTAGATGTAGCGATCAACAATGCCGCCATGACTCCCGATAAGACGGTGCTCATTGAGACAGACGAGGAATATTGGCGCCGCCTGGTGGACGTCAACCTGACGGGGACGGCGCTCTGCTGCAAATACgagatgcagcagatgcGCAAGCAGGGTTCCAAGGGGTCTATTGTCAACATTACCTCGATCAATGCGTTTATGCCGCAGCCAAATATGCCCGCTTATACAAGCACAAAGCATGCACTGCTGGGGCTGACCAAACATGCGGCCACGGAGGGAGGACCCCTGGGGATCAGGGTGAATGCTGTTGCTCCCGGTGCCATCTTT AGCGAGATGTCCGCCAAAGCACTCGAGATTATGGGCACGACACACGATGAATTTGCACCGAAAGTTAGCAGTCTGAACCGATTCGGCCAGCCTCACGAGGTTGCGCAGGCAAGTCTGTGGCTTGCGTCGGACAGCTCGTC TCTTTCAAATGGCCTCCCGGTTCCTCGGACCTACGAGGGCAAGCTTGCCCTCGTAACTGGGTCCGCGCGGAGTACGTCGTCTCTACGCACCCTGGTATTTGCTTTCTTACTCAACCAATGGCTCACTCAACCAGGTATCGGCGCCTGTATCGTCCGCAATCTAGCCAGCAAAGGCTGCAACGTGATCATGAACTATGCGACGACCTCCTCCGACAAAGCTGCGGAATGGCTCGCCCAAGAACTCACCGAAACACAGCACATCCGCGCCCTCCCTATCCGTGCCGACATCTCTAAGGAAGAGGAATGCGAGCGGCTCATATCCACCGCGAAAGAGTTCTTTACCGGTGACGGTGAGAGCAGATTCCATATTGATATCCTCGTACACAACGCCGCCATCCTGTTCCTCGGCCCGCTCGAGTCCGTGGACCCGGTCGAGTTCCATCGCATCTACGAAGTCAACGTCCTCGGTTCGATTCTGCTGACAGCCGTCTGCAAGCCGTACCTGCCTACCGACCGGTCGGGACGCATTGTCATGCTCTCGAGTATAAACTCCAAGGTCGGAGCGGAGAACACGACGCTTTATTCCGGGACCAAGGGCACTATTGAAGCTATGACCCGGGTGTGGTGCCGAGAACTCGCAGATCGTACCACtgtcaacgccatcaacCCCGGCCTCGCCATGACGGATATGTACCTCTCCGCGCCAGATGAAGTCAAAGTGGATCTGGCAAAGTGGAATCCGTTGACCCCGTTGGTTCCCGTCCGGGAGACCGACAGCGAGGAGGTCAAAAAGCTGGGCGAGAAGTTCGGCGGACGAGCAGCCTACGCGGAGGAGATAGCGGGGTTTGTCGCGACAATCTGTAACCCAGAGTTTGGCTGGTGTACTGGCAGTATTATCTCTGCTAAAGAGGGTTTGTCCTTCAGTATCTAA
- a CDS encoding uncharacterized protein (transcript_id=CADANIAT00009798) → MTAHLFMQLASFSGFTVFELVYTPKFKTKVLVSCNLNLATRIQCMKISDLCIGGYIEEECVVDRLCTIQGGTAESCRNLARTAQWPLHLPTDDSPHPLPTLATRRMVCGVTPGQAMHRGPSKELMRWETAVIYGYYGLKLLSLPVSNPPTIPFKQAEVSDGFIVTTFVSSEKDNSVVGVRGLKGNATETTLVNILVIVASCLGGFTYGFAANTLSGTLSQTTFIAKFLNTPNSTCSRMVFFLGTTASFRILQVSFSWRRLVFIVLTGIGVLHLVSLFFIPESPRWLTEKGREDETKVVLEYLHHEERYPCYFCLCGRAADQSARSERNTPRGYMHIIRTPSYRKRALCSIRLWVMSQRTGITAVANSIPTLMGTLGSGTTMQLGLGVVWTVCAVIGCVQDNRELTHTYHPGVNAAVAFYFIFGAYFTSTIECTAYVYGSEICPTHMRSEGSTIAFASFFGNETMGLSLEEINSKFGDKVELKLKDALDAQGNLKLECQLCQCLAVPSSDSDGHEISNWGNLLSG, encoded by the exons ATGACCGCCCATCTTTTCATGCAGCTAGCTTCTTTTAGCGGCTTTA CGGTCTTTGAGCTGGTATATACCCCAAAGTTCAAAACCAAGGTCTTAGTCTCTTGCAACCTGAACCTAGCAACCCGTATACAGTGCATGAAAATCTCCGATCTATGTATAGGGGGCTACATTGAAGAGGAATGTGTAGTA GATAGGCTCTGCACTATTCAAGGGGGCACAGCAGAAAGTTGCAGGAACCTGGCTCGGACTGCTCAATGGCCCTTGCATCTCCCCACAGACGACAGCCCACACCCCCTTCCCACGTTGGCCACGCGGCGGATGGTCTGCGGTGTGACCCCTGGCCAGGCCATGCATAGAGGCCCCTCAAAAGAGCTGATGAGGTGGGAAACGGCAGTCATATACGGTTACTATG GACTGAAgttgctttctcttcctgtgTCAAACCCGCCCACCATACCATTCAAGCAAGCGGAAGTCTCAGACGGCTTCATCGTCACGACGTTTGTCTCCTCCGAGAAAGACAATTCTGTTGTCGGTGTTCGCGGTCTGAAGGGCAATGCAACAGAGACAACTTTAGTCAATATCCTG GTTATCGTCGCCTCCTGCCTGGGTGGGTTTACCTACGGATTTGCAGCCAACACCCTGTCCGGCACCCTCTCGCAGACGACCTTCATCGCTAAGTTCCTGAACACGCCGAACTCGACCTGTTCCAGGATGGTCTTCTTTCTCGGTACAACCGCCTCTTTCAGAATTCTTCAGGTGTCA TTTTCTTGGCGACGACTGGTCTTTATTGTCTTGACAGGTATCGGTGTCCTGCATCTCgtctcgctcttcttcattcCCGAGTCGCCCCGCTGGCTCACCGAGAAAGGACGAGAAGACGAGACGAAGGTTGTTCTGGAATACCTGCACCACGAAGAACGATACCCGTGCTACTTTTGCCTATGCGGACGcgcagcagatcaaagcGCAAGATCTGAGCGGAATACACCTCGCGGGTACATGCATATTATTCGGACCCCCAGCTACCGCAAGCGTGCCCTCTGCTCTATTCGGCTGTGGGTGATGAGCCAGAGAACGGGAATCACGGCAGTTGCGAACTCCATCCCCACGCTTATGGGCACCCTGGGATCTGGCACAACCATGCAGCTTGGCCTTGGTGTCGTCTGGACCGTCTGCGCGGTTATCGGGTGCG TACAGGATAACCGTGAGCTGACTCA CACCTACCACCCGGGTGTCAATGCCGCGGTGGCCTTTTACTTCATCTTCGGGGCCTACTTTACCTCCACAATCGAATGCACGGCATACGTGTACGGCTCCGAGATCTGCCCCACCCATATGCGCAGTGAAGGCTCGACTATCGCTTTCGCCAGTTTCTTTGGCAATGAA ACCATGGGCCTGAGTCTAGAGGAAATCAACTCCAAGTTCGGTGACAAGGTCGAACTCAAGCTGAAGGATGCGCTGGACGCCCAGGGCAACCTCAAGCTTGAGTGCCAACTCTGCCAATGCTTAGCTGTGCCGTCGTCTGACAGCGATGGACACGAAATTTCCAATTGGGGTAATCTGCTGTCGGGATGA